A single region of the Cynocephalus volans isolate mCynVol1 chromosome 12, mCynVol1.pri, whole genome shotgun sequence genome encodes:
- the LOC134360422 gene encoding olfactory receptor 6C76, whose amino-acid sequence MKNRTSMTDFILLGLTEDPELQVVIFFFLFITYILSVTGNLTIIILTLLDSHLKTPMYFFLRNFSFLEISFTSVCNPRFLMSILTGDKSISYNACAAQLFFFIFLGSAEFFLLASMSYDRYVAICKPLHYTTFMSNKICYQLIISSWLASFLVVFPPLTMGLQLDFCDSNVIDHFTCDSAPLLQISCTDTSTLEFMIFVLALFTLMSTLTLIILSYTYILRTILRIPSAQQRKKAFSTCSSHMIVVSISYGSCIFMYVKTSAKERVYLTKVVAVLNTSVAPMMNPFIYTLRNQQVKQAFKDVMRKVLSSKTLI is encoded by the coding sequence atgaaaaatagaacatcTATGACAGATTTCATCCTCCTGGGTCTGACAGAAGATCCAGAACTACAGgttgtgattttcttctttttatttatcacaTACATATTGAGTGTTACTGGAAATCTGACTATCATCATTCTCACCCTGCTAGATTCCCACTTGAAGACCCCTATGTATTTCTTCCTCAGGAATTTCTCCTTCTTAgaaatttcatttacttctgtctGTAATCCTAGATTTCTGATGAGCATCTTAACTGGAGACAAATCTATATCCTATAATGCTTGTGCAGCTCagctatttttctttatcttccttgGCTCTGCAGAGTTTTTTCTCTTGGCCTCTATGTCCTATGATCGCTATGTGGCTATCTGCAAGCCTCTACATTATACAACCTTCATGAGTAACAAGATCTGCTACCAGCTTATAATCAGCTCCTGGCTGGCCAGCTTCTTGGTAGTTTTTCCACCACTGACCATGGGTTTACAGCTGGATTTCTGTGACTCCAATGTCATTGACCACTTTACCTGTGACTCTGCTCCTTTGCTGCAAATCTCTTGCACAGACACAAGTACTCTAGAGTTCATGATCTTTGTTTTAGCTTTGTTTACTCTTATGTCCACTTTGACATTAATAATTCTCTCCTACACTTACATCCTCAGAACAATTCTGAGAATCCCTTCAgctcaacaaagaaaaaaggccTTCTCGACCTGCTCCTCACATATGATTGTTGTTTCTATCTCTTATGGGAGCTGCATCTTCATGTATGTGAAAACATCAGCAAAGGAAAGAGTTTATTTGACAAAAGTGGTAGCTGTGCTCAATACCTCTGTTGCTCCTATGATGAATCCATTTATTTATACCCTAAGGAACCAGCAGGTGAAGCAAGCATTTAAGGATGTTATGAGAAAGGTACTTTCCTCAAAAACATTGATCTAA